In Planctomycetia bacterium, one DNA window encodes the following:
- the rfbD gene encoding dTDP-4-dehydrorhamnose reductase has protein sequence MAGLNGLRVWVPGGTGLLGTPLVRRLRESGAGVRADGAATCDITRAEQVGTVAEEFAPHVVINGAAFTQVDACESREAEAMAVNADGAGHVAATSRRIGARLIHISTDYVFADPSDSPGDARPHRARRVDDVTGPPEALCAYGRTKLAGEQRVLQAHPEALIVRTAWLYGHDGPGFPQAILRQARAGGPLRVVNDQTGSPTYSEDLADALVRLVVAGVDHGHRVLHVTNAGACTWWLFARTVIDLAGLEATVEPITSAQAGRAARRPSWSVLDNSVYQQITAHRMRDWRDAVVAFMKREADARRPV, from the coding sequence ATGGCCGGATTGAATGGATTGCGCGTTTGGGTTCCGGGAGGAACGGGATTATTGGGCACGCCGCTGGTGCGCCGATTACGCGAAAGCGGGGCTGGTGTCCGCGCGGACGGCGCCGCAACGTGCGACATCACACGCGCGGAACAGGTCGGTACGGTCGCGGAGGAGTTTGCACCTCACGTCGTGATCAACGGCGCGGCGTTTACACAAGTCGATGCGTGTGAATCGCGCGAGGCCGAGGCGATGGCGGTCAATGCCGATGGAGCGGGGCACGTCGCCGCGACGTCGCGCAGGATCGGGGCGCGGCTCATTCACATTTCGACTGACTACGTCTTCGCGGACCCGTCCGATTCACCGGGTGACGCGAGGCCGCATCGGGCGCGGCGGGTGGACGACGTGACCGGACCGCCGGAAGCGCTCTGTGCCTACGGGCGGACAAAACTGGCGGGTGAACAGCGCGTGTTGCAGGCGCATCCGGAAGCGTTGATTGTACGGACGGCGTGGTTGTACGGGCACGACGGGCCGGGCTTTCCGCAGGCGATTCTCCGCCAGGCGCGGGCCGGCGGGCCGCTGCGAGTCGTCAACGATCAGACGGGGTCGCCGACGTATTCGGAAGACCTGGCGGATGCGCTGGTTCGGTTGGTTGTCGCAGGCGTGGATCACGGGCATCGCGTATTACATGTCACGAATGCCGGCGCCTGCACATGGTGGCTGTTTGCGCGAACGGTGATTGATTTGGCGGGGTTGGAGGCGACGGTGGAGCCCATCACGTCGGCGCAGGCAGGTCGTGCGGCGCGGCGGCCAAGTTGGAGCGTGCTGGACAACAGCGTGTACCAGCAGATCACAGCTCATCGCATGCGTGATTGGCGCGATGCGGTCGTGGCGTTCATGAAGAGAGAAGCCGACGCGCGACGTCCGGTCTAG
- a CDS encoding Glu/Leu/Phe/Val dehydrogenase: MAEMNPFKIAQQQLDEAAAKLGLDTATHELLRWPMKEFHFTLPVKMDTGKTRVFHAYRVQYNAARGPTKGGIRWHPDETIDTIRALAAWMTWKCAVVNIPLGGGKGGIICNPNELSETEKERLARAYIRAVAGELGVHKDVPAPDVNTTPQIMAWMMDEYETIVGHSHPGVITGKPLPLGGSEGRGNATARGGIYTVREAAAKISLDPSKATYAIQGFGNVGSCAARLLAEQGAKIVAVSDVKGGIFKEGGLDIPAVVEHFKQTGSVIGFKGAKDLTNEELLVLDVDILVPAALECVITGANANNIKAKLICELANGPTTPDADAILHKKGILVLPDFMANAGGVTVSYLEQVQNTYNYYWSLEAVCSQLDRHMTDAFNAVWKTREQAKVHMRLAAYMVSVARVAEACKLRGWV; encoded by the coding sequence ATGGCCGAGATGAACCCGTTCAAGATCGCCCAGCAGCAACTCGACGAAGCCGCCGCCAAGCTCGGACTCGACACCGCGACGCACGAACTGCTCCGCTGGCCGATGAAGGAGTTTCACTTCACGCTGCCCGTCAAGATGGACACCGGCAAGACGCGTGTCTTTCATGCCTACCGTGTGCAGTACAACGCCGCGCGCGGCCCGACCAAGGGCGGCATCCGCTGGCACCCCGATGAGACCATCGACACGATTCGCGCCCTCGCGGCCTGGATGACCTGGAAGTGCGCCGTGGTCAACATCCCCCTCGGCGGCGGCAAGGGCGGCATCATCTGCAACCCGAATGAGCTTTCCGAGACCGAAAAGGAGCGCCTCGCCCGCGCCTACATCCGCGCCGTCGCCGGCGAATTGGGCGTTCACAAAGACGTGCCCGCGCCCGACGTCAACACCACCCCGCAAATCATGGCCTGGATGATGGATGAATACGAAACCATCGTCGGACACAGCCATCCCGGTGTCATCACCGGCAAGCCCCTCCCGCTGGGCGGCTCCGAAGGCCGCGGCAACGCCACCGCGCGAGGCGGCATCTACACCGTCCGCGAGGCGGCCGCCAAGATCAGCCTCGATCCTTCCAAGGCCACGTACGCGATTCAGGGCTTCGGCAACGTTGGCTCGTGTGCCGCGCGGCTGCTCGCCGAACAGGGCGCGAAGATCGTCGCCGTGTCGGACGTGAAGGGCGGCATCTTCAAGGAGGGCGGGCTGGACATTCCCGCAGTGGTTGAACACTTCAAGCAGACCGGCTCGGTCATCGGCTTCAAGGGCGCGAAGGACCTCACGAACGAAGAGCTGCTCGTGCTGGACGTGGACATTCTGGTTCCGGCGGCGCTGGAGTGCGTCATCACCGGCGCCAACGCCAACAACATCAAGGCCAAGCTGATCTGCGAGCTGGCCAACGGTCCGACGACCCCCGACGCCGATGCCATCCTGCACAAGAAGGGCATCCTGGTCTTGCCCGACTTCATGGCCAACGCCGGCGGCGTGACCGTCAGCTACCTCGAACAGGTTCAGAACACCTACAACTACTACTGGTCGCTGGAGGCCGTCTGCTCGCAGCTCGATCGCCACATGACCGACGCCTTCAACGCCGTGTGGAAGACGCGCGAGCAGGCCAAGGTTCACATGCGGCTGGCTGCTTACATGGTCAGCGTCGCTCGAGTGGCCGAGGCCTGCAAGCTCCGCGGCTGGGTCTAG
- a CDS encoding DUF502 domain-containing protein — MTPRSFRGRIITGVILIMPLAVTAILIRYVYNAALSIGVKLVYWSSWTLYRAFGVGSASPRAIDPANAAWYEITIAVVITVLMLYMLGWLGSNVVGRRLIEVFEKLLGRIPLVDTIYSAIKRFIGSLSGVGDGPTKAQKVVLIEFPSPGLQAIGFVTGFTTDRNSGQKLATVYLPTAINPTSGYMEFVPVENLVETDLTPAQAMSIILSGGASSPEHITLTPMKPEAAAR, encoded by the coding sequence ATGACCCCGCGCTCCTTCCGAGGACGCATCATCACCGGCGTCATCCTCATTATGCCGCTGGCCGTCACGGCGATTCTAATTCGATACGTCTATAACGCGGCGCTGTCGATCGGCGTCAAGCTCGTCTACTGGTCAAGCTGGACGCTTTATCGTGCGTTCGGCGTCGGATCGGCCTCGCCCCGCGCGATCGACCCGGCTAACGCCGCGTGGTATGAAATCACCATCGCCGTCGTCATTACCGTCTTGATGCTTTACATGCTCGGCTGGCTCGGCTCGAACGTCGTCGGGCGGCGGCTGATCGAAGTATTCGAAAAACTGCTGGGACGCATCCCGCTGGTAGACACGATCTATTCCGCCATCAAACGCTTCATCGGCTCGCTTAGCGGCGTCGGCGACGGCCCGACCAAAGCGCAAAAAGTCGTGTTGATCGAGTTCCCAAGCCCCGGCCTTCAGGCCATCGGCTTCGTCACGGGCTTCACGACCGACCGTAACTCGGGTCAGAAACTCGCGACCGTTTACCTGCCGACCGCCATCAATCCCACCAGCGGGTACATGGAGTTTGTTCCGGTCGAAAACCTCGTCGAGACCGATCTGACCCCCGCGCAAGCGATGTCGATCATTCTCTCCGGCGGCGCCAGTTCCCCGGAGCATATTACGTTGACTCCGATGAAGCCCGAAGCGGCGGCCCGGTAG
- a CDS encoding thioredoxin domain-containing protein — protein sequence MTTSTSSRKPNRLARATSPYLLQHAYNPVDWYEWGTEALDKARREDKPIFLSIGYSACHWCHVMERESFENEEIAAFLNAHFVPIKVDREERPDLDDIYMMATQALTRSGGWPMSVWLTPDLKPFYAGTYFPPDDRYGRPGFKRVLEFLADIWKNQREKALDQADQLTQAVQQLTTVAQGQELVPWEVVQRSAVFLTKAFDPVKGGMSGGGTNKFPPAMAMDLMLRVYHASQESRDGSRAEPDARMLAAVELTLEKMAHGGIYDQLGGGFARYSTDVDWLVPHFEKMLYDQALVSDIYLKAFQLTGKPLYGRVARETLDYVIADLQSPEGGYYSTRDADSEGHEGRFYVWTLDEVKALLGSDAALFCDYYDVTKDGNWEGVNILNIQRPLETVAKLHGLEIGEAEKRLNTARATLFAAREKRVKPHLDDKVLSGWNGMMIASMARGARILGDDRYRVSAEKAATFVMTRMVREGRLLRTYRAGKAHTHAYLDDHACLIEAMLNLYETTFDTRWLDHAEKLNDDLARYFRDADHGAYYYTPVDGEKLIVRAKDNNDGATPSGNSVQLMNLLRLAVLLDRKDLHEEAERMIRAFSKHLDETPFRSERMLSAIDFYHRRPRELAFVAASADAANLDKLIETAWRTYVPNVVFARIYVDAPDAADLAKRIPLLAGKQPPPTGAAAFVCRNFTCKAPTSDAEQLRALLAP from the coding sequence ATGACGACCTCGACCTCTTCGCGCAAGCCCAATCGCCTCGCCCGCGCCACCAGCCCGTACCTGCTGCAACACGCATACAACCCCGTCGATTGGTACGAATGGGGAACCGAAGCGCTGGACAAGGCGCGACGCGAAGACAAGCCCATCTTCCTGTCCATCGGTTATTCCGCGTGCCATTGGTGCCATGTCATGGAGCGCGAGAGTTTCGAGAACGAGGAGATCGCCGCGTTCCTCAACGCGCATTTCGTGCCGATCAAAGTCGACCGCGAGGAACGCCCCGACCTTGACGACATCTACATGATGGCCACGCAGGCGCTGACCCGCTCGGGCGGCTGGCCCATGTCGGTCTGGCTGACGCCCGATCTCAAGCCCTTCTACGCCGGAACGTATTTCCCGCCCGATGATCGCTACGGCCGGCCCGGCTTCAAGCGTGTGCTGGAGTTCCTCGCCGACATCTGGAAGAACCAGCGTGAAAAGGCATTGGATCAGGCGGACCAGTTGACGCAGGCGGTGCAGCAGTTGACAACTGTCGCGCAAGGACAGGAACTGGTCCCCTGGGAAGTCGTCCAGCGATCCGCGGTCTTTCTGACAAAGGCCTTTGACCCGGTCAAGGGCGGCATGAGCGGCGGCGGCACGAACAAGTTCCCGCCGGCGATGGCGATGGACCTCATGCTGCGTGTTTATCACGCCTCGCAGGAGTCACGCGACGGCAGCCGGGCGGAGCCGGACGCGCGCATGCTCGCCGCCGTTGAGTTGACGCTTGAGAAGATGGCGCACGGCGGAATCTACGATCAACTCGGTGGCGGGTTCGCACGCTACAGCACCGACGTGGACTGGCTCGTGCCGCATTTTGAGAAGATGCTGTACGATCAGGCGCTGGTAAGCGACATTTATCTCAAAGCGTTTCAATTGACCGGCAAGCCGCTGTATGGGCGCGTCGCGCGCGAGACGCTCGATTACGTCATCGCCGACCTGCAAAGCCCCGAAGGCGGGTACTACTCCACGCGCGACGCCGACAGCGAGGGGCACGAGGGCCGGTTCTACGTTTGGACCCTGGACGAAGTAAAGGCCCTGCTCGGAAGCGACGCCGCCCTGTTCTGCGATTACTACGACGTGACGAAGGACGGCAACTGGGAAGGCGTGAACATTCTGAACATCCAGCGTCCCCTGGAGACCGTCGCGAAGCTGCACGGTCTGGAGATCGGCGAAGCGGAAAAACGCCTGAACACGGCGCGTGCGACGCTCTTCGCCGCGCGAGAGAAGCGCGTCAAGCCGCATCTGGATGACAAGGTGCTGTCGGGCTGGAACGGCATGATGATCGCGAGCATGGCCCGCGGGGCTCGGATTCTTGGTGATGACCGCTATCGCGTCTCGGCGGAGAAGGCGGCGACCTTTGTGATGACCCGGATGGTCCGCGAAGGCCGCCTGCTGCGAACGTACCGCGCCGGCAAGGCGCATACGCATGCCTACCTCGACGATCACGCCTGTTTGATCGAAGCGATGCTGAACCTGTATGAGACCACCTTTGATACGAGATGGCTGGATCACGCGGAAAAGCTGAACGACGATCTGGCGCGGTACTTCCGCGATGCGGACCACGGTGCGTACTACTACACGCCCGTTGATGGCGAGAAACTGATCGTTCGAGCGAAGGACAACAACGACGGCGCGACTCCGTCCGGCAACTCGGTGCAACTCATGAATCTGCTGCGCCTGGCGGTGCTGCTGGATCGCAAAGACCTCCACGAAGAAGCCGAGCGGATGATTCGCGCGTTCAGCAAACATCTGGACGAAACGCCGTTTCGCTCCGAACGGATGCTCTCCGCAATCGATTTTTATCACCGTCGCCCGCGCGAGTTGGCCTTCGTCGCCGCCTCGGCAGACGCCGCGAACCTCGACAAATTGATCGAAACAGCGTGGCGGACGTACGTGCCCAACGTCGTTTTCGCGCGAATCTACGTGGATGCTCCCGATGCAGCCGATTTGGCGAAACGCATCCCCTTGCTTGCCGGCAAGCAGCCGCCGCCGACCGGCGCAGCGGCTTTTGTCTGTCGGAACTTCACTTGCAAGGCGCCAACCAGCGACGCCGAACAACTCCGTGCGCTGCTGGCGCCCTGA
- a CDS encoding glutamate dehydrogenase, translating to MPSTTLQPVHVKRNEKNNGACHASPRVESKPPHETLPTGHHPNFNRITDEQFTKAAEHMKLESEIQMLLRTPYRELVVQIPVRMDDGHLELFHGYRVQHNAVRGPYKGGLRFHPEVDLNEVRSLAALMTWKTAIVDVPFGGAKGGITCDPTKMSRRELQTLTRGFTQKIDLALGVYRDIPAPDVNTNAQVMAWIMDEYGKKHGYTPAIVTGKPVNLGGSLGREEATGRGTMIITREVCKSMKRDLRKSTFAIQGFGNVGSWAARLLAEQGAQIVAVSDVKGGIFKEGGLDIPAVVEHFKQTGSVVGFKGAKDLTNEELLVLDVDILVPAALGGSIDHHNAEAVQAEIIIEAANSPVTPRADEILERRGVTVVPDILTNAGGVTVSYFEWVQNLQQVQWELEQVNAQLEKKMVAAWNAVGSVHRDQKIPLRMAAYVVALQRVAEATRQRC from the coding sequence ATGCCATCGACGACGCTCCAGCCGGTCCACGTGAAACGCAACGAGAAGAACAACGGCGCGTGCCATGCTTCGCCGCGCGTTGAGTCGAAGCCGCCGCACGAGACGCTGCCGACGGGTCATCATCCCAATTTCAATCGCATCACGGATGAGCAGTTTACCAAAGCCGCCGAGCACATGAAGCTGGAGAGCGAAATCCAGATGCTGCTCCGCACGCCGTATCGCGAACTGGTCGTGCAGATCCCCGTACGGATGGACGACGGGCATCTCGAGTTGTTCCACGGCTACCGCGTTCAGCACAACGCCGTGCGCGGGCCGTACAAGGGCGGCCTGCGGTTTCACCCGGAGGTGGACCTGAACGAGGTTCGCTCTCTGGCCGCGTTGATGACGTGGAAGACGGCGATAGTCGACGTGCCGTTTGGCGGGGCGAAGGGCGGAATCACCTGCGACCCGACGAAGATGTCGCGGCGCGAGTTGCAGACGTTGACGCGAGGCTTCACGCAGAAGATCGACCTGGCGCTGGGTGTTTATCGCGACATCCCCGCGCCGGACGTGAACACGAACGCGCAAGTGATGGCCTGGATCATGGACGAGTATGGCAAGAAGCACGGCTACACGCCCGCCATCGTCACGGGCAAGCCGGTGAATCTCGGCGGCTCGCTGGGCCGGGAGGAAGCGACGGGTCGCGGCACGATGATCATCACGCGCGAAGTGTGCAAGTCGATGAAGCGCGATCTTCGCAAGAGCACCTTCGCGATTCAGGGCTTCGGCAACGTCGGCTCGTGGGCCGCGCGGCTGCTCGCCGAACAGGGCGCGCAGATCGTCGCCGTGTCGGACGTGAAGGGCGGCATCTTCAAGGAGGGCGGGCTGGACATTCCCGCAGTGGTTGAACACTTCAAGCAGACCGGTTCGGTCGTTGGCTTCAAGGGCGCGAAGGACCTCACGAACGAAGAGCTGCTCGTGCTGGACGTGGACATTCTGGTTCCGGCGGCGCTGGGTGGCAGCATCGATCATCACAACGCCGAGGCCGTGCAGGCGGAGATCATCATCGAGGCGGCGAACTCACCCGTGACGCCGCGAGCCGATGAGATTCTCGAGCGGCGGGGCGTGACGGTTGTGCCCGACATTCTCACCAATGCGGGCGGCGTGACGGTGTCGTACTTCGAGTGGGTTCAGAATCTCCAGCAGGTGCAGTGGGAACTGGAGCAGGTGAATGCCCAGCTTGAGAAGAAGATGGTCGCCGCGTGGAACGCCGTCGGCAGCGTCCATCGCGATCAGAAGATTCCGCTGCGCATGGCGGCCTACGTCGTGGCGTTGCAGCGTGTCGCCGAGGCGACGCGGCAACGGTGCTGA
- the folP gene encoding dihydropteroate synthase, with amino-acid sequence MVKTRNPLTRLDTHHGSLEFGGRCRVMGILNVTPDSFSDGGRFVDASAAVARALGIEAEGADVLDIGGESTRPGSLGVEATEQVRRVVPVVREARARGLRIPISIDTRSAKVAEAALDVGADMVNDVSGLRDDPDMIALVRERGVPFIVMHMQGTPATMQANPCYQDVVREIRAFFLQRAEALDAEGVDTSRMIVDPGIGFGKTMEHNVELVRRVAEFKAPQPVQSSAAVPAAWPVLIGPSRKRFIGELMSGRSAEQAGVKDSDREAGTAAVVAWCVLAGVEMVRVHDVRTMRGVVTMLANTGR; translated from the coding sequence ATGGTCAAAACCCGCAACCCGTTGACTCGGCTCGATACCCATCATGGCTCGCTCGAATTCGGCGGGCGTTGCCGGGTCATGGGCATTCTAAACGTGACGCCCGACAGCTTCAGCGACGGCGGGCGATTCGTCGATGCGTCGGCGGCTGTGGCCCGGGCGCTGGGGATCGAAGCCGAGGGCGCAGATGTGCTGGATATCGGCGGGGAATCGACGCGTCCCGGCTCGCTGGGCGTGGAGGCGACAGAACAGGTACGGCGCGTGGTACCGGTTGTCCGCGAGGCGCGGGCGCGGGGGTTGAGAATTCCGATCTCGATTGATACGCGGAGCGCGAAGGTGGCCGAAGCGGCGTTGGATGTCGGGGCGGACATGGTGAATGACGTGTCAGGCTTGCGGGACGACCCGGACATGATCGCGCTGGTGCGCGAGCGGGGCGTTCCTTTCATCGTGATGCACATGCAGGGCACACCGGCGACGATGCAGGCGAACCCGTGCTACCAGGATGTCGTTCGCGAGATCCGCGCGTTCTTCCTGCAACGTGCCGAGGCACTCGATGCCGAGGGCGTGGATACCAGCCGGATGATCGTCGATCCGGGGATCGGGTTTGGAAAGACAATGGAACACAATGTGGAGCTGGTGCGGCGCGTGGCGGAATTCAAGGCTCCGCAACCGGTTCAATCCAGCGCGGCTGTTCCGGCGGCGTGGCCGGTACTGATCGGACCTTCGCGGAAGCGATTCATCGGCGAACTCATGTCCGGAAGGTCCGCCGAACAGGCCGGCGTTAAGGACAGCGACCGGGAAGCCGGAACGGCGGCGGTTGTGGCGTGGTGCGTGCTGGCGGGCGTGGAGATGGTCCGTGTGCACGATGTTCGGACGATGCGCGGCGTCGTCACGATGTTGGCGAACACGGGCCGATAA
- a CDS encoding YifB family Mg chelatase-like AAA ATPase, with translation MLVRLQSFTLVGIEAVACEVEVNVASRGFEHTAIVGLPDAAVKESLDRVRTVLENCGYPSPAHRTLINLAPADVRKEGPSLDLPIALGLLFAADGSMPDAASHYMIAGELALDGRLRPIRGGLSMAMLAKREGYRGVILPRDNANEAAVVDGIEVIPASSLTEAVGFLTEQLPIEPMAVDLNEVFRQSSQYDVDFSDVRGQDGVKRAVTLAAAGGHNLLMIGPPGSGKTLMAKCLPTVLPPLTLEESLETTRIWSAAGKLPPGAALLATRPVRTPHHSASAPALVGGGTIPQPGEVSFAHHGVLFLDEFAEFPRPVLETLRQPLEDGAVTISRAHSTIRLPAQFILVAAMNPCPCGYLADPRRRCNCSVVQIEKYLSRISGPLIDRIDIHVTVPAVPYQELRHGKPGTTSAQMREWVMSARQRQRDRFGAGTTTLNARMSPRQVRQHCQLDADGELVLKQSMSELGLSARAHDKVLRVARTIADVEGSETIRAEYVAEAVHFRQLDRQR, from the coding sequence ATGCTGGTGCGGCTGCAATCTTTTACACTTGTCGGCATTGAGGCCGTCGCGTGCGAGGTCGAGGTTAACGTCGCTTCGCGCGGGTTCGAACACACCGCCATCGTCGGTCTGCCCGACGCCGCGGTGAAAGAGAGCCTCGATCGCGTCCGCACCGTGCTGGAGAATTGCGGCTACCCCAGCCCGGCTCATCGCACGCTCATCAATCTCGCCCCGGCCGATGTTCGCAAGGAGGGGCCGTCGCTCGACCTGCCGATCGCGCTGGGCCTGCTCTTCGCGGCCGACGGTTCGATGCCCGACGCCGCCAGTCATTACATGATCGCGGGCGAGCTGGCGCTGGATGGGCGCTTGCGGCCGATTCGCGGCGGGCTGTCGATGGCCATGCTCGCCAAGCGCGAGGGGTATCGCGGGGTCATTCTGCCGCGCGACAACGCAAATGAGGCGGCGGTCGTCGACGGCATTGAAGTCATCCCCGCATCGTCGCTGACCGAGGCTGTAGGGTTCCTGACCGAGCAGTTGCCGATCGAACCGATGGCGGTCGATCTCAACGAGGTGTTCCGCCAGTCGTCGCAGTACGACGTGGATTTTTCCGACGTGCGCGGGCAGGACGGCGTGAAACGCGCGGTGACGTTGGCGGCCGCCGGCGGACACAACCTGCTCATGATCGGTCCACCCGGCTCCGGCAAGACGCTCATGGCCAAGTGCCTGCCGACGGTTCTGCCGCCGCTCACGCTTGAGGAATCGCTGGAGACGACGCGCATCTGGTCGGCCGCCGGCAAACTTCCGCCCGGCGCTGCATTGCTTGCGACGCGGCCGGTTCGCACGCCGCATCATTCCGCCAGCGCGCCGGCACTGGTCGGCGGCGGGACGATTCCCCAGCCCGGCGAGGTCTCGTTTGCGCATCATGGTGTGTTGTTCCTCGACGAGTTTGCGGAGTTTCCGCGGCCCGTGTTGGAGACGCTCCGCCAGCCGCTTGAGGATGGCGCGGTCACGATTTCCCGCGCGCACAGTACGATTCGCCTGCCTGCGCAATTCATCCTCGTCGCCGCGATGAATCCCTGCCCCTGCGGCTATCTCGCGGATCCGCGAAGGCGGTGCAATTGCTCGGTTGTTCAGATTGAAAAGTACCTGTCGCGCATCAGTGGACCGCTGATCGACCGGATTGATATTCATGTGACCGTGCCGGCCGTGCCGTATCAGGAACTGCGCCACGGCAAGCCCGGTACGACTTCGGCCCAGATGCGCGAGTGGGTCATGTCGGCGCGGCAGCGTCAGCGTGATCGGTTCGGGGCGGGCACGACGACCCTCAACGCCCGCATGTCGCCGCGCCAGGTTCGACAACATTGCCAACTGGATGCTGACGGTGAACTCGTGCTGAAGCAAAGCATGAGCGAACTGGGCTTATCCGCCCGCGCGCACGACAAAGTGCTGCGCGTGGCGCGAACCATTGCCGATGTGGAGGGCAGCGAGACCATTCGCGCGGAGTACGTCGCCGAGGCGGTCCATTTCCGCCAGTTGGATCGGCAGCGGTAG
- a CDS encoding cyclic nucleotide-binding domain-containing protein produces the protein MSHAYDVAITRFPLFAGFTPHGAQAILQAGQIRELNPGEVVFKEKDAAECALLVLDGRLEVFVQRDGKDMSLKFTDPGAIVGELAVLCGIPRSASVRAAEKSVILEWPAPAFRRILLGDPFLSQRIFREALRTLIEKEQSLIESLTGSNR, from the coding sequence ATGTCTCACGCATACGATGTCGCCATCACCCGGTTCCCGCTCTTTGCGGGCTTCACGCCGCACGGGGCGCAGGCGATTCTCCAGGCCGGCCAGATTCGTGAATTGAATCCCGGTGAGGTCGTCTTCAAGGAGAAGGATGCCGCGGAATGCGCCCTGCTCGTGCTGGACGGCCGTCTGGAAGTCTTCGTCCAGCGCGACGGCAAGGACATGAGTCTGAAATTCACGGATCCCGGCGCGATCGTTGGAGAATTGGCGGTCTTGTGCGGAATCCCGCGTTCCGCCTCGGTCCGGGCTGCGGAAAAGTCCGTGATCCTGGAGTGGCCGGCCCCGGCTTTCCGCCGAATTCTGCTGGGCGACCCGTTCCTCTCCCAGCGCATTTTCCGCGAGGCCCTGCGCACCTTGATTGAGAAAGAGCAATCGTTGATCGAGTCCCTGACCGGTTCCAACCGCTGA